CTCCGGTAGGTTACGGGATGAGATGAAAGAGAAAAAGCCCGCCGCCACAAGGCGGAGGGACTTGAGTAGTTCGTCGGTTTTCCATGAATTGCCCTTTCTGTCCTCACAGGGACCGGATTAAAGGGTGAAGGGGATGTCTTGCCCGGATGTGCGGGGCAGGACGCAGGGAACGGGATCAGAACATGCCGAGTCGCATACGGGCTTCGTCGGACATCATATCCACCGACCACGGAGGATCCCAGACCAGCTCAACGGAAGCCTCGTCAATTCCTTCGACTTCGAGAACGGCTCGGCGAGCCAACTCAGTGATTGTCCCTGACATAGGACAGCCCATCGTTGTGAGCGTCAGCTTGATATCGGCACGGTTGCCGCTGACTTGTACGTCATAGACGAGGCCCATATCGGTGATGGGCAGACCCAGTTCGGGATCCATGACTCCGTTCAGAGCCTGATACACGTCATCGGCGGTCGGCATATGTGAACACTCCCTTGGGTGTCATACAGTGAGCAGAGCTACTTGGCGGCCGGTGCGGA
This sequence is a window from bacterium. Protein-coding genes within it:
- a CDS encoding metal-sulfur cluster assembly factor; this encodes MPTADDVYQALNGVMDPELGLPITDMGLVYDVQVSGNRADIKLTLTTMGCPMSGTITELARRAVLEVEGIDEASVELVWDPPWSVDMMSDEARMRLGMF